CGTGAAGCGGATCTCGTAACGGCGCACGAGTTTGGTCACAACTGGGGTTCGGAACATGATCCCGACATTCCGGAGTGTTCACCAAGCGCTTCCCAGGGCGGTAGCTTCCTAATGTATACCTACTCCGTCAGTGGCTATGACGTAAACAATAAGAAGTTCTCACCCTGCTCGCTGCGTTCAATTCGTAAAGTACTTCAGGCGAAATCGGGACGCTGCTTTTCCGAACCAGAAGAATCTTTTTGCGGCAATTTGCGTGTCGAGGGTGATGAACAGTGCGATGCCGGTTTGCTAGGTACCGAGGATAACGATGCGTGCTGCGATAAGAATTGCAAGCTGCGACGCAATCAAGGTGCTGTTTGTAGCGATAAAAACTCACCCTGCTGTCAGAACTGCCAGTACATGATGGCTGGGGTGAAGTGTCGCGAGGCACAGTACGCGACTTGTGAACAGGAAGCACGTTGCACAGGGAATCATGCCGAATGCCCGAAGAGTCCTCCGATGAGCGATGGCACAATGTGCCAGGAGCGGGGCCAATGTCGCAACGGGAAATGTGTGCCGTACTGTGAGACTCAGGGACTGCAGAGCTGCATGTGCGATATCATAGCGGATGCCTGCAAACGCTGCTGTCGGCAGAGCATCAACGAGACGTGCTTTCCTGTAGAGCCACCGGATGTGCTACCAGATGGAACACCGTGCATACAGGGTTTCTGCAATAAGGGCATGTGCGAGAAAACGATCCAGGATGTGGTGGAACGCTTTTGGGACATTATTGAAGAAATTAACATCAACAAGGTGTTGCGATTCCTTCGCGACAACATTGTCAGTAAGTATTTGCGTGAGGTTGTCCTAGCAGTCGATGATATTTAGTTTCTTTTTCGGGGTTTTATCCATTCCAGTGGCGGTTGTCATGTTAACAGCTCTGTTTTGGATTCCAGTCAGCTGTGTTATCGCTTACTTTGATAGGAAAAAGAGGAAAGAAGATTGGAAGGAGTACGAGTGGAGCCAAAAGCTGGATCTCATTCACCCGAGCGATCGAAGGCGGGTGATTCATATAAGGTAAGGTGTATTCCTGTATCTAGAGCAGCTTGAAATGATATGTTATTTCTTCTTTGTAACAGGGTACCGAGGCAAAAGATAACCGTTGCCAGAATGTGAATTTTAATATTCAGTTCTAGCGGGATGTGAATTTTCCTATCGAAAACGGTGGGATGCTTGGTAACCGTAAACTAGTCAGTAGCATTGgattgtgtttgcttttttcatACCTTATTCATAAGTACGAAATAACCACCACAGAGAAGATAATTTCCCCAAAAAATTAACCCGTAACCATACCGGTACCGTAAGCACAATTGTAGTTTTAACTGCCGAAAAAGCGAGCGCAGCAAATAGCAATGCAAAAATATAATCTTTGTCACGATTCGAGTAAATATCCACTTCGAAACGAGTAGTTCCttcgttaatttattttctttaccaaTTCCATCACATCATCGCGCATAGCTAATTTGCATCTGGTGTTTCTTGCGTGTAGCGCCATTTCCCAtccggttgctgttgttttcctCGTTTCTTTGCCTCCTTTCGACCCACCTCACGCAACGCTAGACGCCGCTCTTTACGCGTTCCATTATCCTCAGCCAGCTGGGTGAGGTAGCGCTGGcgaaaattttccaccactgtATCTGGCATTTCGAATGCATTGAGTTCTGATTCGCTGTCGGATACCTTCTCATATGTTAACAATCGTCGGGAACTGTACCCCGACAGTGGTTGTTCGGAATTGGCTACCAACTGCAGGCACTTGTGACGAGGCACTACGTCAGAATCTTGATCCTTTCTGAAAGAACATATTCACGTAACATTACACATGCAAAACGACCTGAAAGAAGATGTAGCAATTGTATACCTCAACATAGGAAACCAGCAAACCAGCCGACCACCAAGCTTTAGGTGACGAGCGGAAAATTGTAGCAAATCCTTATACATCTGACACAGCTGATACGGTGAAGTAGATGGATAGTGTACTGCATCCTCTGTCATCACAGTCGTTTTACGCTGAGCCTTAAATTCAATTCTCTCCGTTGCCTCACGAATGCCGTAGGGAGCTAAAAAGTttccaaaaataataaattctcTGCACTGAAAGATTCTCCGAACCTACGTACGATCTGTGATAATACTGTCAAAGACCATATTTTCTGCCCAGATGCTTCGTGAAAAGTCCGCTATTAGTACATCAACGAACAATCCTCCGCAACTGTACTGCTGCAGGTTAGCATAGATGCTCTCATCTCGCTCTCTGACCTTCTGATTTACTCGTGTTGGCTTCGATATCCCATGTACGATCATGTAATCGATGTCGGCTCCGATTACGTATGCGCCAAACTTTGCCGCGGCAACGAGAAGCGAACCGGATCCCGCAAACGGATCCAACACCAAATCACCGCTCCGAACGAGTCCTTGATTTGCCATCAGCAATGACAGTTGCGGGTCCATTGAGGTGTTTCCGATGAATTTACGATGCTTTAGCGATATCTCATTTATCATATCACGCTTCCCATCCGCTATCCAGCGACCGAACAGAACATCGTGCGGTTGTTCCGGTACATTCATTGGATCCAATCCCCAAAACTCAATATACCAGTAATGTATATCCGGCGTCTTCAGATTTACAGGCCCTTCCACCGGGAGATACTGCATGGTTTCGATTTTAGCGACCTTTTCCTTCTGGCTGAAGTGTTTGTTGTACGTTTCTACGGTTATCTTAAATGAGTTCTTTGCAGCGAAATGACTCGCAAGTGATTTGCGGTTTGTTTCGATGTAGTCGTTAAGTGTAGCGTGGAAGTTTGTTAAACCCTGGTGCGAATGTGCCCACAGTTCAAAAATGCATCGCAGCGACATTGACCGGGCGGCCAGCTTACGGGCTGCATCGTCGTTTGCCATTCCCACTACCCAGAACGGTCGTTCCGGATTATGATCAGCCGATGTATCCATTTGAATGTTCCATATACGCATCAAGGAAGCAATTTCCTGTTGGAATTTAACGGAGGTACGATATTACGCACAAACTGTAGATCGatccaacaaaacaataaactgATAGTTACCGCCTGCCGGAAGTCTACGTGCTCTTGGGCAAACCAAAGGACGTATTTTTTCATTGCACCACTCATCTTTTCGTATCAATCTACTGTGCTGCGGGCACATGCGTTCCGATTTTACTGTACGTTCAACGTTTCAACGCAAATGACATTTCTCACCGTCCAATcacacaaacataaacaacataCGTTTTCTTCTTTCAGTGACATTGcacttgttgttttatttcatttgcaaTAGAGGAATATCGGGAATAAATCAACGTTTTCGCCCGTCTTATGTCCGATTAACTTGGATGTGAAATTTACACGAAGGCATGGTCTGTACTTCCGCCGTGACCGTGCTTGTAATGCCCAGATTGGCCAAACCACCCCGCACTAGACCGCAGGTGAACGCAACGAACTGAAAAATTCCACCCCCAAAAAGACGAAAACATTATTATACATCAAAGTATAAAACATTACAACATTCCCATTACCTTTGGAGCATGTTCTAGATACTGTGAACCAGACGAGAGTCGAGTGAGAAAACGAAAAGCATTGTCCTGCAGCACATACACCCCCTGATGATTAGTACGCAAGTTGTCGATCTGTTTCCGGTAGATAGAACTCCAAAAATCGGTACAAATAAACTTCATCGTATCCAGTTCATCCTTGAACCGTGGCCATTCGCGGGTTAGCCGTTCAATTATTCTATA
The Anopheles moucheti chromosome 2, idAnoMoucSN_F20_07, whole genome shotgun sequence genome window above contains:
- the LOC128301623 gene encoding tRNA (guanine(10)-N2)-methyltransferase homolog gives rise to the protein MSGAMKKYVLWFAQEHVDFRQAEIASLMRIWNIQMDTSADHNPERPFWVVGMANDDAARKLAARSMSLRCIFELWAHSHQGLTNFHATLNDYIETNRKSLASHFAAKNSFKITVETYNKHFSQKEKVAKIETMQYLPVEGPVNLKTPDIHYWYIEFWGLDPMNVPEQPHDVLFGRWIADGKRDMINEISLKHRKFIGNTSMDPQLSLLMANQGLVRSGDLVLDPFAGSGSLLVAAAKFGAYVIGADIDYMIVHGISKPTRVNQKVRERDESIYANLQQYSCGGLFVDVLIADFSRSIWAENMVFDSIITDPPYGIREATERIEFKAQRKTTVMTEDAVHYPSTSPYQLCQMYKDLLQFSARHLKLGGRLVCWFPMLRKDQDSDVVPRHKCLQLVANSEQPLSGYSSRRLLTYEKVSDSESELNAFEMPDTVVENFRQRYLTQLAEDNGTRKERRLALREVGRKEAKKRGKQQQPDGKWRYTQETPDAN
- the LOC128301633 gene encoding trafficking protein particle complex subunit 6b produces the protein MAEEAIFEFLHSEIVNYTLTKENSKENDLSTLEYIGFTTGYRIIERLTREWPRFKDELDTMKFICTDFWSSIYRKQIDNLRTNHQGVYVLQDNAFRFLTRLSSGSQYLEHAPKFVAFTCGLVRGGLANLGITSTVTAEVQTMPSCKFHIQVNRT